The following coding sequences are from one Halobacteriovorax sp. JY17 window:
- the rplT gene encoding 50S ribosomal protein L20: MSRVRRGFKARRRRNKIAKLAKGFHFSRRTKYKLTADTVKRALHYSYIGRKLLKRDMRRLWITRISAAAKQLDGSYSKFMGNLKKNGSELNRKMLSEIAATDFESFKAIYEQSKK; encoded by the coding sequence ATGTCTAGAGTAAGAAGAGGCTTTAAGGCCAGAAGAAGAAGAAACAAAATCGCTAAGCTTGCAAAAGGTTTTCACTTTTCAAGAAGAACTAAGTACAAATTAACAGCTGACACTGTTAAAAGAGCATTACATTACTCTTATATCGGAAGAAAACTTCTAAAGAGAGATATGAGAAGATTATGGATTACAAGAATTTCTGCAGCAGCAAAACAACTTGATGGTTCATACTCTAAATTCATGGGTAACCTTAAGAAGAATGGTTCTGAATTAAATAGAAAAATGCTTTCTGAAATTGCAGCGACTGACTTTGAATCATTCAAAGCAATCTACGAGCAATCTAAGAAGTAA
- the infC gene encoding translation initiation factor IF-3 has product MKDKHRGARGKNLGPRINDQIRISECRLIGDDGTAYGVVTLDKARDIASDLGLDLVEVSPTAKPPVVKVIDFGKFKYDQQKKANEAKKKQAQVSLKEIQFRPNIEAHDLETKLKRAEKFLEQGDKIKMVMQFRGREMAYRDQGMLKFKDILATVEEMGSQIEADPKMMGNRIITIVAPTKKAVSKGSSAKEDSTEADAAHADS; this is encoded by the coding sequence ATTAAAGACAAGCATCGCGGCGCTAGAGGGAAGAACTTAGGTCCTCGTATTAACGATCAAATTAGAATCAGTGAGTGTAGACTCATTGGTGATGACGGTACTGCTTATGGTGTCGTTACTTTAGATAAAGCTAGAGATATAGCAAGTGATCTAGGTTTAGATCTTGTTGAAGTTTCTCCTACGGCAAAACCTCCAGTAGTAAAAGTTATTGATTTCGGTAAATTCAAATATGATCAACAAAAGAAGGCCAACGAAGCTAAGAAGAAGCAAGCGCAGGTCTCTCTTAAAGAGATACAGTTTAGACCAAATATTGAGGCCCATGATTTAGAAACAAAGCTTAAGAGAGCTGAGAAATTTCTAGAGCAAGGTGATAAGATAAAAATGGTTATGCAATTTCGTGGGCGTGAAATGGCCTATAGAGATCAGGGAATGCTTAAATTTAAAGACATTCTCGCTACTGTTGAAGAGATGGGTTCTCAAATTGAGGCAGACCCTAAGATGATGGGAAATAGAATTATAACTATCGTTGCCCCAACTAAGAAGGCCGTTTCTAAAGGGTCTTCAGCAAAAGAAGATTCAACAGAGGCTGATGCAGCTCACGCCGATTCATAA
- the rpmI gene encoding 50S ribosomal protein L35, whose product MPKMKTRRAAAKRFTAVGNGKFKRKRANLRHILEKKSHDCKKRAGKTDYVDQADLGRVKTMLPYA is encoded by the coding sequence ATGCCTAAGATGAAGACCAGAAGAGCAGCGGCTAAGAGATTTACAGCTGTTGGTAATGGTAAATTTAAAAGAAAAAGAGCAAACTTAAGACACATTCTTGAGAAAAAGTCTCACGACTGTAAGAAAAGAGCTGGTAAGACTGACTATGTAGATCAAGCAGATCTAGGTCGTGTTAAAACTATGCTTCCATACGCATAA